A stretch of the Limisphaera ngatamarikiensis genome encodes the following:
- a CDS encoding secretin N-terminal domain-containing protein produces MLPSPSPIGTNRPATVRAGSAPVQPAGVPTLPTPTPAPTPSAPGTPPQPGPNLPPPAATTVTANPATNPQDPTIPAGTIDWVGAGGADLEQVFEYYSKLTGRTILRPANLAAPPIKLRTESDLTRSEFIQALDSVLAMNGIAMIPVGEKFVKAVPIAQANQEGAPIQRLQPEQLPELGSYVTHIVQLKYAKPSELVQVLTPFAKVPNGILPIDSNQILVLRDNAENVKRMLELIQEIDVAVPSEYVSEVIPIKYAMASDIAAALNSLSSGGGTTSVGTRTSGTRTTGATGLPRPGTTGLPGQPLGTVGAQPGQPANPQASFSERLQQIVRRASALASGEIQILGQTKIIADERANALLVYATREDMATIKDIIAKLDVILPQVLIETTILDVSLNNKWNLGLSGVQTTRQLGGNNILGAGGINANQIFNFSGTGTNLTADLLGTGLRYFTRIDDSFYLTLQAAASDGTARVIQKPRILTSHAKPASFFVGETVPYITSTYYGGFGTGPAASYQQLRVGIQLSVTPFINADGLVLMQIDQAIDELGDEVEIAGGGKVPKTRSRTLSAEVAVRNGESILLGGYIRSSGTESHAGVPILKDIPLLGYLFRSNDRSRDRSELMVLMRPIVLMDPEEAARLSAEERQRLPGVHRAEREFNEEERIYRDKQERRTRAPRTEPAAGPTPAATTTTQPTQP; encoded by the coding sequence GTGCTGCCCTCGCCTTCACCCATCGGCACCAACCGACCCGCAACGGTCCGCGCCGGTTCCGCGCCCGTTCAGCCCGCAGGCGTTCCGACCCTGCCCACGCCAACCCCTGCGCCAACCCCGTCAGCGCCCGGGACCCCACCCCAACCGGGCCCAAACCTGCCGCCCCCGGCCGCCACCACCGTCACCGCCAATCCAGCCACCAACCCTCAAGACCCCACCATACCCGCCGGTACCATCGACTGGGTCGGAGCCGGCGGCGCCGATCTCGAACAGGTCTTTGAGTATTACTCCAAACTCACCGGCCGCACCATCCTTCGACCCGCCAACCTGGCCGCACCACCCATCAAACTCCGGACCGAGTCCGACCTGACCCGCAGCGAGTTCATCCAAGCCCTGGACAGCGTCCTGGCCATGAACGGAATCGCCATGATCCCCGTCGGCGAAAAATTCGTCAAAGCCGTGCCCATCGCCCAGGCCAACCAGGAAGGGGCACCCATCCAGCGATTGCAACCCGAGCAACTGCCCGAGCTCGGGTCCTACGTCACCCACATCGTCCAACTGAAGTACGCCAAACCCAGCGAACTGGTCCAGGTCCTCACCCCCTTTGCCAAGGTCCCCAACGGCATCCTGCCCATCGACAGCAACCAGATCCTGGTCCTGCGCGACAACGCCGAAAACGTCAAACGCATGCTCGAACTCATCCAGGAAATCGACGTGGCCGTCCCCTCGGAGTACGTCTCCGAAGTCATCCCGATCAAGTACGCCATGGCCTCCGACATCGCTGCAGCCCTCAACAGCCTCAGCTCCGGCGGCGGCACCACCAGCGTCGGCACCCGCACCTCAGGCACCCGAACCACCGGAGCCACCGGCCTCCCACGGCCGGGAACCACCGGCCTCCCCGGCCAGCCGCTCGGCACCGTGGGCGCCCAGCCGGGTCAGCCCGCCAATCCCCAGGCCAGTTTCAGCGAGCGCCTGCAGCAAATCGTCCGTCGGGCCTCCGCCCTGGCCAGCGGCGAAATCCAGATCCTCGGCCAGACCAAAATCATCGCCGATGAACGCGCCAACGCCCTGCTGGTCTACGCCACCAGGGAGGACATGGCCACCATCAAGGACATCATCGCCAAACTCGACGTCATCCTCCCACAGGTCCTCATCGAAACCACCATCCTCGACGTCTCCCTCAACAACAAATGGAACCTCGGCCTCTCCGGTGTCCAAACCACCCGCCAGCTCGGCGGTAATAACATCCTCGGCGCCGGCGGCATCAACGCCAACCAGATCTTCAACTTCTCCGGCACGGGCACCAACCTCACCGCCGATCTCCTCGGCACCGGCCTGCGCTACTTCACCCGCATCGACGACAGCTTTTACCTGACCCTCCAGGCCGCCGCCAGCGACGGCACCGCCCGCGTGATCCAAAAACCGCGCATCCTCACCTCCCACGCCAAACCGGCCTCCTTCTTCGTGGGCGAAACCGTCCCGTACATCACCAGCACCTACTACGGCGGCTTCGGCACCGGCCCGGCCGCCAGCTACCAGCAACTCCGCGTCGGCATCCAGCTCTCGGTCACTCCGTTCATCAACGCCGACGGCCTCGTCCTCATGCAAATCGACCAGGCCATCGACGAACTGGGCGACGAAGTCGAAATCGCCGGCGGCGGCAAGGTCCCCAAAACCCGGAGCCGTACCCTCTCGGCCGAGGTCGCCGTCCGGAACGGCGAAAGCATCCTCCTGGGCGGTTACATCCGTTCCTCCGGCACCGAATCCCACGCCGGCGTCCCCATCCTCAAGGATATCCCGCTGCTCGGATACCTCTTCCGCAGCAACGACCGATCCCGCGACCGCAGCGAACTGATGGTCCTGATGCGACCTATCGTACTCATGGACCCCGAAGAAGCCGCCCGACTCTCCGCCGAGGAACGCCAGCGCCTCCCCGGCGTGCACCGCGCCGAACGCGAGTTCAACGAAGAGGAACGCATCTATCGCGACAAACAGGAACGTCGCACCCGCGCCCCACGCACCGAGCCGGCGGCAGGCCCAACACCCGCCGCCACCACTACAACCCAGCCCACCCAACCGTGA
- a CDS encoding GspE/PulE family protein, whose protein sequence is MGYLGLKNVLGTALEVPPETVDDLIRSWRIAVENGSGESFPAFVARERGLSEEALLRRLAQTLEWPFLELSRANIPPEARKGLSTKVAFQYTVMPVQLSDGLLQVAVSNPFDTSMLNAVQFDARQPVQFALATRNDIEKTLKKYYGVGAETLDEMAEDEPIELLVSEDKEITEGDQEASVIKFVNQVIWEAYKNRATDIHFEPAEDELRIRNRIDGILHQIPMPPQLKRFQSAIISRIKVMSGMNIAEKRLPQDGRINVRIQGEEIDIRVSTVPTVYGESVSLRLLTRGKIFLSLDKLGFSPRDEALIRELIVKPHGIFLVTGPTGSGKSTSLYAFLSTINSVHKRIITIEEPVEYELKGINQIAVRPEIGLTFAVGLRHILRQDPNVIMVGEIRDLETAEIAIRAALTGHLVFSTLHTNDAPSAFTRLIDMGIEPFLVASSVEAVMAQRLVRTICPLCKTEQKVDKEYLKRIGFPAADIETAKFYHGTGCEECRQLGYQGRTGIYELLVVSEPIRSLVMSRAPASTIAQKAIELGMRTLRADGWNKVKEGITTIEEVLRVTQIEQHLDTLAENPKHAAWAHA, encoded by the coding sequence ATGGGCTATCTGGGTCTGAAAAACGTGCTCGGCACGGCGCTGGAGGTTCCACCGGAAACGGTGGATGACCTCATCCGCAGCTGGCGCATTGCCGTCGAAAACGGCTCCGGCGAGTCATTCCCGGCCTTCGTCGCCCGGGAACGGGGACTCAGCGAGGAGGCCCTGTTGCGCCGTCTGGCTCAAACCCTCGAATGGCCCTTCCTCGAACTCAGTCGCGCCAACATCCCGCCCGAAGCCCGCAAGGGCCTCTCCACCAAGGTGGCCTTCCAATACACGGTCATGCCCGTCCAGCTCAGTGACGGCCTCCTCCAGGTCGCGGTCAGCAACCCGTTCGACACCTCCATGCTCAACGCCGTTCAGTTCGACGCGCGCCAGCCCGTTCAGTTCGCCCTCGCCACCCGTAACGACATCGAAAAAACCCTCAAGAAATACTACGGCGTGGGCGCCGAAACCCTCGACGAAATGGCCGAAGACGAGCCCATCGAACTCCTCGTCAGCGAGGACAAGGAAATCACCGAGGGCGACCAGGAAGCCAGCGTCATCAAGTTCGTCAACCAGGTCATCTGGGAGGCCTACAAAAACCGGGCCACCGACATCCATTTCGAACCCGCCGAGGACGAACTGCGCATCCGCAACCGCATCGACGGCATCCTCCACCAAATCCCCATGCCGCCCCAGCTCAAGCGGTTCCAGTCCGCCATCATCTCCCGCATCAAGGTCATGAGCGGCATGAACATCGCCGAAAAACGCCTCCCCCAGGACGGCCGCATCAACGTCCGCATCCAGGGCGAAGAAATCGACATCCGCGTCTCCACCGTACCCACCGTCTACGGCGAAAGCGTCAGCCTCCGACTCCTCACCCGCGGCAAGATCTTCCTGAGCCTGGACAAACTCGGATTCTCACCCCGCGACGAAGCGCTCATCCGCGAGCTCATCGTCAAACCCCACGGAATCTTTCTGGTCACCGGGCCCACCGGCTCGGGTAAATCCACCTCCCTCTATGCCTTCCTCAGCACCATCAACTCGGTCCACAAACGCATCATCACCATCGAGGAACCGGTCGAGTACGAACTCAAGGGCATCAACCAGATCGCTGTGCGACCCGAAATCGGCCTGACCTTCGCCGTCGGACTCCGCCACATCCTCCGCCAGGACCCCAACGTCATCATGGTCGGCGAAATCCGTGACCTGGAGACCGCCGAGATCGCCATTCGCGCCGCCCTCACCGGCCACCTGGTCTTTTCCACCCTGCACACCAACGACGCGCCCAGCGCGTTCACCCGGCTCATCGACATGGGCATCGAGCCGTTCCTCGTCGCCTCCTCGGTCGAAGCTGTCATGGCCCAACGACTCGTCCGAACCATCTGCCCCCTGTGCAAGACCGAACAAAAGGTGGACAAGGAATACCTCAAACGAATCGGTTTCCCGGCTGCAGACATCGAAACCGCCAAGTTTTACCACGGCACCGGTTGCGAGGAATGCCGCCAACTCGGATACCAGGGCCGGACCGGAATCTACGAATTGCTCGTGGTTAGTGAACCCATCCGCTCCCTCGTCATGAGCCGTGCCCCGGCATCCACCATCGCCCAAAAAGCCATCGAGCTGGGCATGCGCACCCTCCGGGCTGACGGTTGGAACAAGGTCAAGGAAGGCATCACCACCATCGAAGAGGTCCTCCGGGTCACCCAGATCGAACAACACCTGGATACCCTGGCCGAGAACCCGAAACACGCCGCATGGGCGCACGCCTGA
- a CDS encoding ThuA domain-containing protein, whose amino-acid sequence MNRLLPTLLILATLHAPAAQPWLTFEPADGSASPHPYILLLAGDEEYRSEEGLPMLARLLAHRHGFRCTVLFSQNPDDGTIDPNNQTNVPGMHLLGQADLVILQFRFRELPDPEMRHFVDYLQAGKPLIALRTATHAFQYTRNPNSPYAHFDWRSRTWPGGFGQQVLGETWIAHHGEHGRESTRGLVDGRFADHPVLRGVRTVWGPTDVYAIRNLRPTDIVLMHGLVLHGMQPDAPPNYDKPLMPLVWIRDHTWPNGATTRALTSTIGAAVDLQDEDLRRLLVNACYWLTGRPVPPRADVTPVGDYRPSMFGFNQFIRGRKPADYLSP is encoded by the coding sequence ATGAACCGACTCCTTCCGACGCTGTTGATCCTGGCAACCCTGCACGCCCCGGCCGCGCAACCATGGCTGACCTTTGAACCGGCTGACGGGTCCGCCTCGCCACACCCCTACATTCTCCTCCTCGCAGGAGACGAGGAGTACAGGTCCGAAGAGGGCCTGCCCATGCTCGCCCGACTGCTGGCCCATCGGCACGGATTCCGTTGCACCGTCCTCTTCTCCCAGAACCCCGACGACGGCACCATCGACCCCAACAACCAAACCAACGTGCCCGGCATGCACCTCCTCGGTCAGGCAGACCTTGTCATTCTCCAGTTCCGGTTTCGTGAACTGCCCGACCCCGAGATGCGCCATTTCGTCGACTACCTGCAGGCCGGCAAACCCCTCATCGCCCTCCGGACCGCCACACACGCCTTCCAGTACACCCGCAACCCCAACAGCCCCTACGCCCACTTCGACTGGCGCAGCCGCACCTGGCCCGGCGGATTCGGTCAACAGGTCCTGGGTGAAACCTGGATCGCCCATCACGGGGAACACGGCAGGGAAAGCACACGCGGGCTGGTGGACGGTCGATTCGCAGACCACCCGGTCCTGCGAGGCGTTCGCACCGTCTGGGGTCCAACCGATGTCTACGCCATCCGCAATCTTCGTCCCACCGACATCGTTCTCATGCACGGCCTGGTCCTGCACGGCATGCAGCCCGACGCCCCGCCCAACTATGACAAGCCGCTCATGCCCCTGGTCTGGATCCGCGACCACACCTGGCCCAACGGCGCCACCACCCGGGCACTCACCTCCACCATCGGCGCCGCAGTGGATTTGCAGGACGAAGACCTTCGTCGCCTCCTCGTCAACGCCTGCTATTGGCTGACCGGCCGCCCGGTACCGCCCCGCGCCGACGTCACCCCCGTGGGCGACTATCGGCCCTCCATGTTTGGCTTCAACCAGTTCATCCGTGGCCGCAAGCCGGCCGATTACCTCAGCCCGTGA
- the cimA gene encoding citramalate synthase yields the protein MKRSVEIYDTTLRDGSQGEGINFSVHDKLRIAERLDAFGVHYIEGGWPGSNPKDIEFFAQARRRRWRNARLAAFGSTRRKGIPVDRDEQVRLLLEAETPVVTIYGKTSLLHVREVLRCKPEENLAMIRETVRYLKDHGRTVIYDAEHCIDGYKLDPDYAMATLKAAAEAGADLVVICDTNGGSLMREVAEVTALAVRTLPCPVGIHTHDDIGLGVANALAAVEAGAVHVQGTINGYGERTGNCNLTSVIPCLTFKMGLKTVPRRSLRKLKELSQFVDEIANLRPNPRQPWVGSAAFAHKGGTHVNAVQKITASYEHIDPALVGNSRTVLVSDLAGRSNILMKARELGFRLHPDMPEVKEILRLVKEREHQGYEYEAAPASLALLIRGVLEHNPELLFTVETYHVSMRRDAQESICEATVKVRVGDQVHHTVAEGDGPVNALDGALRAALVRSFPELRKVRLTDYKVRILDSAAGTAAKTRVLIESTDGHEEWGTVGVSENIVEASLQALADSLEYALLRKNRLRRRHAKGS from the coding sequence ATGAAACGGTCAGTCGAGATATACGACACCACACTGCGTGACGGCAGCCAGGGCGAAGGCATTAACTTTTCCGTGCACGACAAGCTGCGCATCGCCGAGCGCCTGGACGCCTTCGGTGTCCATTACATCGAGGGCGGTTGGCCCGGCAGCAACCCGAAAGACATCGAGTTCTTCGCCCAGGCACGGCGTCGCCGGTGGCGCAACGCGCGTCTGGCAGCCTTCGGCTCCACCCGCCGCAAGGGCATCCCCGTGGACCGGGACGAACAGGTGCGCCTGCTGCTGGAGGCCGAGACGCCCGTGGTGACCATTTATGGCAAAACCTCCCTCCTGCACGTCCGGGAAGTCCTCCGCTGCAAGCCGGAGGAAAACCTGGCCATGATCCGCGAGACTGTGCGGTACTTGAAAGATCACGGCCGGACGGTGATCTACGACGCGGAACATTGCATCGACGGGTACAAGCTGGACCCCGACTACGCCATGGCCACCTTGAAGGCCGCCGCCGAGGCGGGCGCAGACCTTGTGGTAATCTGCGATACCAACGGAGGCTCGCTCATGCGGGAGGTGGCCGAGGTCACCGCGCTCGCCGTCCGCACCCTCCCCTGCCCGGTTGGCATCCATACCCATGACGACATCGGCCTCGGGGTGGCCAACGCCCTCGCAGCGGTCGAAGCCGGCGCCGTCCACGTGCAGGGCACCATCAACGGCTATGGCGAGCGCACCGGCAACTGCAACCTCACCAGTGTCATCCCCTGCCTCACCTTCAAAATGGGCCTGAAAACCGTGCCGCGCCGGTCCCTGAGGAAACTCAAGGAACTCTCCCAGTTCGTTGACGAAATCGCCAACCTGCGGCCCAACCCGCGCCAGCCCTGGGTTGGCTCGGCCGCCTTCGCCCACAAGGGCGGGACCCATGTCAACGCCGTCCAAAAGATCACCGCCAGCTACGAACACATCGACCCCGCCCTGGTGGGCAATTCCCGCACCGTGCTGGTGAGCGACCTGGCCGGGCGCAGCAACATCCTCATGAAAGCCCGTGAACTCGGTTTCCGCCTCCACCCCGACATGCCGGAGGTCAAGGAGATCCTCCGCTTGGTGAAGGAACGTGAGCACCAGGGCTACGAGTACGAGGCCGCGCCCGCCTCGCTGGCCCTGCTCATCCGTGGCGTGCTGGAGCACAATCCCGAACTGCTCTTCACCGTCGAAACCTACCACGTCTCCATGCGACGGGACGCCCAGGAATCCATCTGCGAGGCAACCGTCAAGGTGCGGGTCGGAGACCAGGTCCATCATACCGTCGCCGAGGGTGACGGCCCGGTCAATGCCCTCGACGGTGCCCTGCGCGCCGCCCTGGTGCGCTCCTTCCCCGAACTGCGAAAGGTGCGCCTCACCGACTACAAGGTTCGCATCCTCGACAGCGCCGCGGGCACTGCTGCGAAAACGCGCGTGTTGATTGAATCCACCGACGGTCACGAGGAATGGGGCACCGTGGGCGTCAGCGAAAACATCGTCGAGGCCAGTCTCCAGGCCCTGGCGGACAGCCTCGAATACGCCCTGCTCCGCAAAAACCGGTTGCGCCGGCGGCACGCAAAAGGCTCATGA
- the sppA gene encoding signal peptide peptidase SppA translates to MIRPTGGAAAGRRRPRGWVWLLVLGFVGLGLWVTWTVVSGLVRLEGVTVAAGRGGGPRLEEVVLEDHGVREKVAVVDLQGIITSELVDPLGFDLVDVIRAQLKRAGQDSRVRAVILRINSPGGEVLASDELYRAVRRFQQEYEKPVVALMENVAASGGYYVAVASRWIVANEMTLTGSIGVILSTWNYRGLMDKVGIRPYTYKSGRFKDMLSGSRDPSEIPPEEREMLQALIDEVFARFKQVVAEGRKAAAEANQSEGRQLVENWEEFADGRVFSGAEAYRLGFVDELGNFETAKERAMALAGVEEANVVRYQRRLTFADLFPFFGGEGRAHTVKVDFGLELPHLRAGHLYFLPPALVP, encoded by the coding sequence GTGATCCGACCCACCGGTGGTGCGGCGGCGGGGCGTCGGCGCCCTCGCGGTTGGGTGTGGCTGCTTGTGCTGGGTTTTGTGGGTTTGGGTTTGTGGGTCACATGGACGGTGGTGTCGGGGCTTGTGCGTTTGGAAGGTGTGACGGTGGCGGCGGGCCGGGGAGGGGGGCCGCGGCTGGAAGAGGTGGTGTTGGAGGACCACGGTGTCCGCGAGAAGGTAGCGGTGGTGGACTTGCAAGGGATCATCACCAGCGAGCTGGTCGATCCGCTGGGGTTTGACTTGGTGGATGTGATCCGGGCGCAGCTGAAGCGGGCGGGGCAGGACTCGCGGGTGCGAGCGGTGATTCTGAGGATCAATTCGCCGGGGGGCGAGGTGCTTGCGTCGGATGAGTTGTATCGGGCGGTGCGCCGATTTCAGCAGGAGTACGAAAAGCCGGTGGTGGCGCTGATGGAGAATGTGGCGGCGTCCGGGGGCTATTACGTGGCGGTGGCGAGCCGCTGGATTGTGGCCAACGAAATGACGCTCACCGGCAGCATCGGCGTCATCCTTTCGACGTGGAATTATCGCGGCTTGATGGACAAGGTGGGGATTCGGCCGTACACGTACAAGAGCGGCCGGTTCAAGGACATGTTGAGCGGATCGCGGGATCCCTCGGAGATTCCGCCGGAAGAACGCGAGATGCTCCAGGCGCTGATAGACGAGGTGTTTGCGCGGTTCAAGCAAGTGGTGGCCGAGGGGCGCAAGGCTGCGGCGGAGGCGAACCAGTCGGAGGGCCGGCAGTTGGTGGAAAACTGGGAGGAATTTGCCGATGGGCGCGTGTTTTCCGGTGCGGAGGCGTACCGGCTGGGGTTTGTGGATGAGTTGGGGAACTTTGAGACGGCCAAAGAGCGGGCCATGGCCCTGGCCGGAGTCGAGGAGGCCAACGTGGTGCGGTACCAGAGGCGGCTCACCTTTGCCGATCTGTTCCCGTTCTTTGGCGGTGAAGGCCGGGCGCACACGGTGAAGGTGGATTTCGGGCTGGAACTGCCGCATCTGCGGGCCGGGCACCTGTATTTCCTACCCCCCGCGCTGGTACCCTGA